The sequence below is a genomic window from Wyeomyia smithii strain HCP4-BCI-WySm-NY-G18 chromosome 1, ASM2978416v1, whole genome shotgun sequence.
CATTTTCCGTTGTTTTTCAGTAactggtagtcgccatcttggattccaaaatggtatttacattttccggatagaaaccgaaagttttcatcttaaattcaaaaatagcgtctggagtcgatttctgGCTCCTGTACATAGCCCCGTTCATTttagtatgtttttttttcggaaaacctggttgaaatcaCTGTTTAGTTTGTTTCGGAGACCTCCCTTCCCTTCCGGGGGACTGTCAAACCGCCAtaggaatttgtgtttgatttgtataagagccctccaatccagaagtgggaggggCTTCGAACCACCATGATAATTTTTGTTGCTCTCacaaacctcaacatatcaaatttggttccatttactagattatttctcgagatgtgcagatatttgtatttcatttgtatggaactcctcccttccagaaaagggaggggtataGAAGCATTATAAACATATTTGCTACCCCTTAatacattcacctgccaaatttggttgcatttagttgattggttctcgagctatgCGAAATTTGTTTTCCATTTGCATGGAACCACCCCCTTAcagtagagggaggggtgtcaaaccattataaacatatttgttacccctaaaaacttccacctgccaaatttgattccattcatTCGgtaagttctcgagatgtgtggaaatttgtgttttatttgtatggaactcctcccttccagaagagagaggggtgtcgaacaAATATGGACATGTTGGTTACccctaaaacatccacatgtcaaattggtttcatttacttggtgagttctcgagatgtgcagaaatttgtatttcatttgtatggatcCCCTccctccagaagagggaagggtaccgaaccaatatggacatattggttactcctaaaaacatccacatgccaaatttggttccatttgcttcgtTAGAtattgagatgtgcagaaatttgtgtttcatttttgtggaacctctccctttcagaagagagaggggtatCGAACTATtacggacatatttgttacccccgaaaacattcacatgtcaaatttggttgtatttactTGATTGGTTTTCgtgctgtgcgaaatttgtgttttatttgtatgggaccccacccttatagaagagggaggggtgccgaaccattatggacatattttccaccccttaaaacattaacctgccaaatttggttccatttagttggttagtttttgagatgtgcagaaatttgtgttacaTTTGTATGGCACTCCTCCCTTCAAGAAttgggaggggtgtcaaactaatgtggacatatttgttacccctaaaaacatccacatgccaaattcggctccatttgcttgattagttcttgagttgtgcagaaatgtatgtttcatttgtatgggacccctcccttccagagaaaggaggggtctcaaaccatcataagacccaaaaacccctacatacaaattttcacgtcgatcggttcggtagtttccgagcctatatggatcagacagacagacagaccggactgcattgtTATGGGTATGGATTTTTATCTTGGAGCAGagaggaactgggaaggtggttacattccattccAAGGTaccgacgaatccgtggttcaaggggttgaatgtaggtcgagatttcatttacgtgatgtctcggcttatgtccaatcactatagatttatGTTCATCTTCGTCGTgctgggctcggggaaagtggtatctggcctgtggtgaaggttatcacgacatagagcacgttgtttggtcatgccctgtacaccgtgacaccaggtctaaattaatagcttccctccgGGCCAAGGGTAGAGGatcagctgttcctgttcgtgatgtcttggctagcctacatgtcccttatatatacacctaccctacatgtcccttatatacattttcctgaaatccatccatgccccagtctagtcccattcctttccacccacattcaataaaacggcaagaacacgtcgtagacctcgattttggaatcagcaactgaaccccacccgaatccgccaggacctgagaacccgagggcTTCCATGATATCTTGGCTCAACGGCACATaccatatggccacttgaacaccagcgaacaacaacaacgaaccactGATTAAAAGAGCATGCTAGTTTTAATTTTAGATTTAATTTTAGCTCGTAGACGGCAGCGAGGATAAGAAATTTGCCCTTAGTTCATAAGATACCTTAAATATAAGACACtaaatattagggtggggaaaagtgttcgattttccagaaccaagtttttttggttccttttggggcccaaaacaaccctaaactaatcggaagtcgattggctttgtctccgcttggcgcattgcatttcaaatttgtatgaaaattaatatgggaaaacctactttttggcatttacctttctagagagctcaacaATGATCTAATCTCTAATCTgctaaagtatagtattttagataccTAACAACTTttcagaagacactgaagagctagattgtccctaagaagagctaaagctgttcaaagttgagtatgttgatttaaatgcagaaaatcttgttttctgccaacattaccaatctaccggcgccagtaggattcccatcagaaataacctgtcgtaacgagttcatacactcagctggattaagcaaacaaattcaggtcaatatacTAGGCGttggtagaatctacaacgtgtttcagaggttacttctgatggaaatctgactgacgccggtacactggcagtgttggcagaaaaaaagatTTGCCGCCGGAGGAATGAGAAGAAAGGGTTAGCCCCACCTTCAAGAAGcgcgacaaactagactgcgaggactatcgagcgatcacctACCAGGCCGGCTCCATCGAAGGACGGTCTACAACTGACCAAATCTTTGCACTGAGGTAGATCCTCCAATAATGCCGCGAGTTAAAAATCCAGACACACCattttttcgtcgattttaaagccgcatatGACACAATAAACCGACAATAGCTATGGAAAATTCTTGATGAAAATGACTTTTCGGGCAATCTAACAAGACTGATTGAGGCTACGAGGGAGAATGAGAAAGGTTGTGTTAGGATTTCTGGCGCAACGGCGGACTTCTTCGAGTACCACAGGAGGCTTCTAAAAGATAATGGTCTCTCCTGCCTAATGTTCAACGTCGCGAGACAGACAGGGTTTAACATGCGTCACAAAAGCTGAGTCTTCACACCAAGTATATTCTATACAAAACGCTAGTAAGACCGATCggtctctacgggcatgaaacgtggatAATGCTCGAGGAGAACTTGAGAGCGCTtagagtttttgaacgtcgagTGCTAAGAACCATGTTTGAGTGTGCAGGAGAACAGAGTCTagaggcgtaggatgaaccaaAAGCTAATGGGTCTCTtcggcgaacccagtattcagaaagtgactaaagctggaaggatacgctggaCAGGGCTCATAGCTAGAATGCCGCTTAGTTGGCTACCCTGCAAAATCGATACTCGCTTAAAATCCGATTGGAACATGAATAAAAGGGGCGCAAAGAGCGAGATGGttggaccagatggagcacgatctgtAGAGCACCGAGTAACCGCGGAATTGGATTGAActggtttcaaaaatattgtcttCCGGTGGCCGGATACCAAGAAATCgctagcattttttttttcctcatcagTATCTAGTGTCTAAACTGTAGTATGTAATCTCTAGCATGTGGTTTTCGAGAACTGAGATACATTTTTTGATATCCTAGCTCTGATATCTGATCTCTGAACTCTGGTCTTCAGTCTCTGGTATCTATATCTCGTCCCTGTTTTGTGATTCTCGGTTTTTATTCTATGATTCCTGGTCACTGTTGAAAGTTGTGGCCTACGTAGACTAGTATTCTATTACTAATTTTCTCGTTGTGGTCTTTAAACTATGGCATTTTTTGTGGGCTCTAgttcttaatatttttttctatcactAAACTCCGATCTTTGGCTTTTGTTGGTATCATTGGACAGTAACACTATCCTTTAATCTGCGTTCTCCCGGCTTTGCCCTGGTTTCTGGTTCCTGAACCTTTGTATAAGAAAATCTAGTCCTAGGTTTCAGGTTTCAGGAATCAGATTTTCGTTCTCTGATTTGTAATATCTGTGCTCTGACTATTGATTTACTGATCTGATTAACACACAACTAaatgggacacccgaaacaatgtcatgcagtggtagtggtagtaaaatcgaaatttcaacgagcattttgcttaatgaccggaaaaactgctattaATTAGactgtttttatattattctaactttctagtacttacttttactatattcaacatatttttatcaaaaaacttgattttgctGTACTACTATATTAAGTCAACGGAGTTGTATAAGAAAATCAagtcttttgataaaaatagattgtaTATAGTAAAAGTAACTACAAGAAagttagaaaattataaaaagaaggtaactaatagcagttttttcGGCCAATAAGCAAAATGCTCGTAgatatttcgattttactaccactaccactacagcgccatctcttagaatttaacattgtttcgggtgtcccattcCCCAACACAAAATGGAATTATTAGTCACGGTCTTTCATAGTCAGTTACTAATCCCAAATATTCTTCTCCCccttaaaagtttttttttaacaaacacaGCCTGTACTCACCACAGAAGCTTCAAACAGCAAAGCACAAAGCAGCACCGAAAACACgacaaaatccataaaaaccGCACCCTTGAGCAAAGCTTCCAACTCCCGAGCATATTCGTACAGTTCACGCTGCATTTGAATGCACTCAACGATTCCATCCTTTAGCAAAATTTGACGCTTCTCGTCCATATTACTCAACTCTTTCAAACTGGAGCCACGCATGTTCTCTAACCTGTGGTTCAGAACCATCAACGCCATCCGCACGTAGATCATTAAGCTAACCATGAAGACATGCCAGCAGGGTACAATCAATTGACCCACGTACATAATATACAGCTGAATGCAGTAAACAGAAGCAAAGTGATCCATACCATTTTCCGCGGGGTACCACGAGCGTAGTATTGTCACTCTGTCCGAGTCTTTGGTAGATGCGCTGAAGAACTGTATCAACGTGAACAGACACATTGAGTTCGCAGTAACTAAGGCACAGATCCAAAAAAGAGCCGTCAATCGTTTTATATATTTAACATTCCCAGTAAAAATAAGCATTTCTTCCGCATTTGCTTGCCGAAGAATCTGCCGAGTTCCCTCGTCAGCTCGTCTGATTACACTGTTGAATCCTGCCAAAACAAGTACCATGATGATCCGAGCTAAACTTCACACTCAAACGCAACACTCACTAGTTCTATTCCAATAGAAATGAAACAACCGAATGATCGTCGTACTGAACAGCAAAGTTGTTGAAGCGTTAGCTGTCATATCACCGACATTTCCCCACACTTGGTACAGATCCACGTACTGGGTAATATTGAAAAGCAACATCGACGCAGTAAAGCAAACTCCCCGAAAACAGTTAAGTTTTTTCCACGGTTGACTTTTGTACAGCAATATTCCGAAATACCTTAACCCGTTCAAAGTCCACTTTAACAGCGGATTGTCGTACACTTCATCTTCCTGAATCCATTCATCCTTTAGTTCCATGCTGACCGCCAGCTCCACAACCGTCAACCGAACGAGTGAACAGAATAGACAGTTATCAAGTGATGTCCCACTTCTGTCGACTTAATTGTAACGGAAATTGAAAAGGAACAGCAATTAATACTAATTATTATCGAATTAGTACCCTTGATGATATTTTCATGGGTTTCGCCGGCCCAGCACCACACGTTGAAATATTAATGGTAAATAACAACTGAAAATGGGATCCCAGTGACGGCGAGCATCAAAGCAATATCTGGTTCATCTGTCGCAGTAGACTACGGATTGTGGCCAGCTGTCGGGGGTAACAATGGGAATAATTCATACTACGGTTCCGTGATTATGCGTGTGATTACGTTCTCGGGATTCGGTGTCGGGAATCTAGCACCGGAAAGTGCCCGATATTGACATTCATTTACACAGTACACCTGTCCGATTGTGTCATCGGTAGGCAGCGGGAGGGATTCAGCCCGGGTGTCAAATGGTGCAGCATAAATTCCTGTTGACTGCCCTAGCTACAGTCTGGAGATGCATAGGCTCTCTATTGTGTGTATGCATTCCGGTAGACCCTTGTTTGTTTCTCCTGATGATAGGAGGTGAGCAATTTACATGGTCACAAGTTTAAATTATTCCGTTCGAAGCGACGCATGCTGGCCTGAATTGAAAATGCAACGGTTTGCGTAATGAATCTGTCAGGATTCATAACACTAGAAAAGGTGAAATTATGTTCCTTTCGATTGCTTGAGGCGCAAATTGGAATTTTCACAGCCATCGTGGCTGGGTTTGCAGTTGTAAACCAAATCGAATGGTTTTGTGTTTTCGATTGGTAATGTTGGTAATGGTGATGTACCGAAGCCCAGCGGCAAGCATAACCCTTTTATATTTTCTCCCGAATACTGTTTTTCTCAATATTTGGCCGAAGATGGCACCTATTCATTTTAAAGTGAAACGGGACGATATCCAAGCAATATTTTATCATTGTTaacagtacactaaggtcgctttctacgcgttttttacgcgggttttttacgaggattccagaaattacgttgtttttttacgcggattccggagttcacg
It includes:
- the LOC129731550 gene encoding odorant receptor 56a-like, with product MELKDEWIQEDEVYDNPLLKWTLNGLRYFGILLYKSQPWKKLNCFRGVCFTASMLLFNITQYVDLYQVWGNVGDMTANASTTLLFSTTIIRLFHFYWNRTRFNSVIRRADEGTRQILRQANAEEMLIFTGNVKYIKRLTALFWICALVTANSMCLFTLIQFFSASTKDSDRVTILRSWYPAENGMDHFASVYCIQLYIMYVGQLIVPCWHVFMVSLMIYVRMALMVLNHRLENMRGSSLKELSNMDEKRQILLKDGIVECIQMQRELYEYARELEALLKGAVFMDFVVFSVLLCALLFEASVTNSTVQVFIDICYITTMTAILFLYYWHANEIHYQANLLSMSAFKSNWHSYPHSLKRCLLTFICYSIKPLTLKAFFVPMSLDTFIAILRASYSYFTILKQATN